The following proteins are encoded in a genomic region of Magnolia sinica isolate HGM2019 chromosome 1, MsV1, whole genome shotgun sequence:
- the LOC131239426 gene encoding glucose-6-phosphate/phosphate translocator 2, chloroplastic-like, with the protein METMICSVKQSAMAPVMSDLLRHKSPTPKLQLPSLPSISAKKCPSFLHMRKPLYLSSVEFTSFKWGRPQKLKFECEAYEADRSESIPIPDEEARSAAAQKLKIGIYFATWWALNVVFNIYNKKVLNAFPYPWLTSTLSLATGSLMMLISWATRIAEAPKTDLEFWKALAPVAVAHTIGHVAATVSMSKVAVSFTHIIKSGEPAFSVLVSRFLMGETFPVPVYLSLLPIIGGCALAAVTELNFNMTGFMGAMISNLAFVFRNIFSKRGMKGKAVGGMNYYACLSMLSLVILTPFALAVEGPQMWAAGWEKALSQIGPNFIWWVAAQSVFYHLYNQVSYMSLNEISPLTFSIGNTMKRISVIVSSIIIFHTPVQPVNALGAAIAILGTFLYSQAKQ; encoded by the exons ATGGAGACCATGATCTGCTCAGTAAAGCAATCAGCCATGGCTCCTGTCATGTCTGATCTCCTACGGCACAAATCACCTACTCCGAAGCTGCAACTCCCGTCCCTCCCTTCCATTTCTGCCAAGAAATGCCCATCCTTTCTGCACATGAGAAAGCCCCTGTATCTCTCATCTGTTGAATTCACTTCGTTCAAATGGGGGAGGCCTCAAAAGCTGAAATTTGAATGTGAGGCATACGAAGCGGACCGGTCAGAGAGCATCCCAATCCCTGACGAAGAGGCACGATCTGCTGCAGCGCAGAAGCTGAAAATCGGCATCTACTTTGCGACGTGGTGGGCGTTGAATGTTGTATTCAACATCTACAACAAGAAGGTGCTTAATGCCTTTCCGTACCCATGGCTCACGTCTACGCTGTCGCTTGCAACGGGATCCTTGATGATGTTGATCTCGTGGGCGACAAGGATTGCCGAAGCACCAAAGACTGATCTCGAGTTCTGGAAAGCCCTTGCACCG GTGGCGGTGGCCCATACGATAGGCCATGTGGCAGCGACGGTGAGCATGTCGAAGGTGGCGGTGTCATTCACGCATATAATCAAGAGTGGTGAACCGGCTTTTAGCGTTCTGGTGTCAAGGTTTCTGATGGGTGAGACGTTTCCAGTACCAGTTTATCTATCGCTTCTGCCGATTATCGGAGGTTGTGCGCTGGCTGCTGTTACGGAGCTAAATTTCAACATGACTG GGTTTATGGGGGCGATGATATCAAATCTTGCGTTTGTATTCCGGAACATATTCTCAAAGAGAGGGATGAAAGGGAAGGCAGTTGGTGGAATGAACTACTACGCTTGTCTGTCCATGCTGTCTCttgtgattctcacccctttcgcCCTGGCAGTAGAGGGCCCCCAGATGTGGGCAGCTGGCTGGGAAAAAGCTCTCTCTCAGATTGGACCCAACTTCATCTG GTGGGTAGCAGCCCAGAGCGTGTTCTATCATCTATACAATCAGGTCTCGTACATGTCCTTGAATGAAATTTCTCCCTTGACATTTAGCATTGGAAACACAATGAAGCGGATATCTGTGATCGTCTCTTCCATCATCATCTTCCACACACCTGTCCAACCCGTCAATGCCCTTGGAGCTGCCATCGCCATCCTTGGAACCTTCCTCTATTCCCAG GCGAAGCAGTAG
- the LOC131239436 gene encoding tryptophan synthase beta chain 1, producing the protein MKMALSAANPTLSPSLSSSKPSLQLPLRFQKFHPAPSLVRKSLPSISCTLTRDPAVQMEDRILLRPDSFGRYGKFGGKYVPETLMYALSELETAFRALATDEDFQKELDGILKDYVGRETPLYFAERLSDHYKRSNGEGPHIYLKREDLNHTGAHKINNAVAQALLAKRLGKSRIIAETGAGQHGVATATVCARFGLQCIIYMGAQDMERQSLNVFRMRLLGAEVRAVHSGTATLKDATSEAIRDWVTNVESTHYILGSVAGPHPYPMMVREFHAVIGKETRRQAMDKWGGKPDVLVACVGGGSNAMGLFHEFVEDTDVRLIGVEAAGFGLDSGKHAATLTKGEVGVLHGAMSYLLQDDDGQIIEPHSISAGLDYPGVGPEHSFLKDIGRAEYYSITDQEALEAFKRLSRMEGIIPALETSHALAYLEKLCPTLPDGTKVVLNCSGRGDKDVHTAIKYLEV; encoded by the exons ATGAAAATGGCTCTATCTGCTGCAAAccctactctctctccctctctctcttcttcgaaACCCTCCCTTCAACTACCTCTCAGATTCCAGAAATTCCATCCAGCTCCCTCACTGGTCCGAaaatcccttccatccatctcctgTACTCTAACACGAGATCCGGCCGTCCAGATGGAAGATAGGATCTTGCTGAGGCCGGATTCATTCGGCCGGTATGGAAAATTTGGGGGAAAGTACGTGCCGGAGACGCTAATGTACGCTCTCTCCGAGCTTGAAACGGCGTTTCGAGCGCTTGCCACGGATGAGGATTTTCAG AAAGAGCTGGATGGAATTTTGAAAGATTACGTTGGCCGAGAGACCCCGCTTTACTTTGCAGAGCGACTTTCAGATCACTACAAACGTTCTAACGGCGAGGGTCCACACATATACCTGAAAAGGGAAGATCTCAACCACACAGGGGCCCACAAGATCAACAATGCCGTTGCGCAAGCTTTGCTTGCCAAGCGTTTGGGGAAAAGTCGCATTATAGCTGAGACTGGAGCTGGGCAGCACGGAGTTGCGACAGCTACTGTATGTGCAAGATTTGGTTTGCAGTGCATTATCTACATGGGTGCTCAGGATATGGAGAGACAGTCCCTCAATGTTTTTAGGATGCGGCTTCTTGGGGCAGAG GTAAGAGCAGTCCATTCTGGTACTGCCACGCTGAAGGATGCCACATCAGAGGCCATACGGGACTGGGTAACTAATGTGGAGTCGACCCATTACATTTTGGGGTCTGTTGCTGGGCCACATCCATATCCAATGATGGTGAGAGAGTTTCATGCTGTGATTGGTAAAGAAACAAGGCGGCAGGCAATGGATAAATGGGGCGGAAAGCCAGATGTGCTGGTCGCTTGTGTTGGTGGGGGTTCAAATGCAATGGGACTCTTTCACGAGTTTGTCGAGGATACAGATGTAAGGTTGATTGGCGTGGAGGCTGCAGGGTTTGGATTAGATAGTGGGAAGCATGCTGCAACATTGACAAAAGGGGAGGTAGGGGTTCTACATGGTGCCATGAGCTATTTATTACAAGATGATGATGGACAAATAATTGAGCCTCACTCGATTAGTGCTGG TTTGGACTACCCTGGGGTTGGGCCAGAGCACAGCTTTCTAAAAGATATTGGACGTGCTGAATACTATAGCATCACTGATCAGGAGGCATTGGAAG CTTTCAAGCGACTGTCTCGAATGGAGGGTATCATCCCAGCCCTAGAGACATCCCATGCCTTGGCCTACTTGGAAAAGCTCTGCCCTACACTGCCCGATGGCACAAAGGTCGTCCTCAATTGCAGCGGCAGAGGAGATAAGGACGTCCACACAGCAATAAAATATTTAGAGGTCTGA